A genome region from Blautia coccoides includes the following:
- a CDS encoding UvrD-helicase domain-containing protein, which produces MYIADLHIHSRYSRATSKDCTPEHLDLWARRKGIQIVGTGDFTHPAWREELQEKLEPAEDGLYVLKKEYRIQDPTAAAAMQPRFVVTGEISSIYKKMDKVRKVHSLILLPGLEDAEIISKKLESIGNIHSDGRPILGLDCRDLLEILLELCPNAVYVPAHIWTPHFSLFGAFSGFDTVEECFDDLSPYIRAMETGLSSDPPMNWRISALDQYQLISNSDAHSPAKLGREANLLDIELSYEGLRKAIQEGEGLAGTIEFFPEEGKYHFDGHRKCHLCLSPTEAEKYHGKCPVCGKKLTIGVSHRVEQLADRPEGFQRPHAKAFESLVPLPEVIGASVGYSAASRKVVRQYEEMLRKLGSEFEILRIMPLEEIRSISGHLITEGIQRLREGKVERIPGFDGEYGTIKLFEQTEIENLDGQMSLFDSMEMIQDMTEITGDAGTVQEIRRSDKTQKNRLSAKVKESRLSEKAQKSGPSAEAQESGPSIPALQPLNPQQQQAVQSIDRAVAVIAGPGTGKTKTLISRILYLLETRKVKTSEITAVTFTNKAAAEMQERLRQQLGKGRSARLIQVGTFHSICLELLKKQGMQFSLADETETLDIAADIVKSRNLGIKPKQFLQKVSIIKTNTDVTPDFSDHELLSTHGITEPEYAAYLEYRQTLESLHILDFDDLLTETLKLIKADPAVLAQNFNYLHVDEFQDISPIQYRLIMEWAKQGRELFVIGDPDQSIYGFRGSDDKCFEHLKNDFSDLNIIRLTENYRSAPQVISSAVKVISKNPGMERVIHPNRPDSTPVRLVTAGSEMGEAIFTAKEINRLIGGIDMLDAQEKQETNTEYKTRSFADIAVLYRTHRQAELLEKCLQREGIPYVIAGREDFLAEKTVRGCICFFRCLVNRDDIVARDMCLKLLWDLEPNRISGSIFETMQEKYIPFLKKGKPQKVLAQWIEDMNLTDDIAVNKLLGMTVFYKTMQEFMDAVYLGVESDLKRCGGRQYTADCVTLMTLHGSKGLEFPVTIIYGVRKGAIPFERDFRQIKENSTHQKRENSIQQKKENSSHQKEENSSEKQETFITDIEEERRLFYVGMTRAKEELILTTSREASVFLEDMPEEFLLRESADKRKQNGGGEQLNLFDFL; this is translated from the coding sequence ATGTACATCGCAGATTTGCACATCCACTCCCGCTATTCCCGTGCCACCAGCAAAGACTGCACCCCGGAACATCTTGACCTCTGGGCGCGCAGAAAAGGAATACAAATAGTTGGCACAGGCGACTTCACGCATCCGGCCTGGAGAGAGGAACTCCAGGAAAAACTGGAACCGGCGGAGGATGGGCTGTATGTGCTGAAGAAAGAATACAGAATACAGGACCCCACAGCGGCCGCAGCCATGCAGCCGCGTTTTGTCGTTACAGGTGAGATCAGTTCTATTTATAAAAAAATGGATAAGGTTCGTAAAGTACACAGCCTGATCCTCCTGCCGGGATTGGAGGATGCGGAAATCATCTCCAAAAAACTGGAAAGCATCGGCAACATCCATTCCGATGGACGGCCTATCTTGGGATTAGACTGCAGGGACCTGCTGGAGATACTGCTGGAGCTGTGTCCGAATGCCGTCTATGTGCCGGCTCATATCTGGACACCTCATTTTTCTTTATTCGGGGCCTTTTCCGGTTTCGATACGGTGGAGGAATGCTTTGACGACTTATCACCATACATCCGGGCTATGGAAACAGGGCTTTCCTCAGACCCGCCAATGAACTGGAGGATATCCGCGCTTGATCAGTACCAGCTTATATCAAATTCCGATGCACATTCCCCGGCAAAGCTGGGAAGGGAGGCAAATCTGCTGGACATAGAGCTTTCCTATGAAGGATTAAGAAAGGCCATTCAGGAGGGAGAAGGACTGGCAGGGACTATAGAGTTCTTTCCGGAAGAAGGAAAATATCATTTTGACGGTCACAGAAAATGTCATCTCTGTTTAAGTCCCACGGAAGCTGAAAAATACCACGGTAAATGCCCTGTCTGCGGAAAAAAACTCACAATCGGAGTGTCTCACAGAGTGGAGCAGTTGGCTGACCGCCCGGAAGGCTTTCAAAGACCTCATGCGAAAGCCTTTGAGAGCCTGGTGCCGCTGCCGGAGGTCATCGGCGCATCTGTGGGATACTCCGCGGCAAGCAGAAAAGTTGTGAGGCAGTATGAAGAAATGCTCCGGAAACTGGGATCTGAGTTTGAGATACTGCGGATCATGCCTCTGGAAGAGATCAGGAGCATTTCCGGACATTTGATCACTGAGGGAATCCAGAGACTTAGGGAAGGAAAAGTTGAGAGGATTCCCGGTTTTGACGGAGAATATGGCACCATAAAGTTATTCGAGCAGACTGAGATTGAGAATCTGGATGGGCAGATGAGCCTTTTTGACAGCATGGAAATGATCCAGGATATGACAGAAATAACAGGTGATGCAGGAACTGTTCAGGAAATTAGGAGGTCAGATAAAACACAGAAAAACAGATTATCAGCTAAAGTAAAGGAAAGCAGACTATCAGAGAAAGCGCAGAAAAGCGGACCGTCAGCCGAAGCACAGGAAAGTGGACCATCCATTCCCGCTCTCCAGCCGCTGAACCCCCAACAGCAGCAGGCTGTTCAGTCCATAGACCGGGCAGTAGCGGTTATAGCGGGACCGGGGACAGGGAAGACTAAGACTTTGATATCCCGCATTCTCTATCTTTTGGAGACCAGAAAAGTAAAAACGTCAGAGATAACAGCTGTGACTTTTACGAACAAAGCCGCTGCCGAGATGCAAGAGCGCCTGAGGCAGCAGTTAGGAAAAGGCAGATCTGCCCGGTTGATCCAGGTGGGGACCTTCCACTCGATCTGCCTTGAGCTGCTGAAAAAACAAGGCATGCAGTTTTCCCTTGCCGATGAGACGGAAACGCTGGACATTGCAGCAGATATAGTAAAAAGCAGGAACCTGGGAATCAAGCCCAAGCAGTTTCTTCAAAAAGTATCCATAATAAAAACAAACACTGATGTGACCCCGGATTTTTCAGACCATGAACTTTTATCCACCCATGGTATAACAGAACCGGAATATGCAGCGTATCTGGAATACCGGCAGACATTGGAGTCCCTGCATATCCTGGACTTTGACGACCTGCTTACAGAAACTCTGAAGCTAATAAAAGCCGACCCGGCAGTTCTGGCACAAAATTTCAACTATCTTCACGTTGACGAATTCCAGGATATCAGTCCGATCCAGTACAGGCTGATCATGGAGTGGGCAAAACAGGGCAGAGAGCTTTTTGTCATTGGAGATCCGGATCAGTCCATTTATGGTTTCCGCGGCTCAGACGATAAATGCTTTGAGCATTTAAAAAACGACTTTTCAGATTTGAATATCATCCGTTTGACTGAGAATTACCGCTCTGCGCCCCAGGTGATTTCCAGTGCAGTGAAAGTTATTTCTAAAAATCCCGGAATGGAGAGAGTGATCCACCCCAACCGGCCGGACAGCACTCCGGTCCGTCTTGTCACAGCCGGAAGTGAGATGGGAGAAGCCATATTTACCGCAAAAGAAATTAATCGTCTCATTGGCGGGATTGACATGCTGGATGCGCAGGAAAAACAAGAAACAAACACAGAATATAAGACAAGAAGCTTTGCCGATATTGCTGTATTGTACAGAACGCACCGCCAGGCGGAACTTCTGGAAAAGTGCCTGCAGAGAGAAGGGATACCATATGTGATCGCCGGGCGTGAGGATTTCCTTGCAGAAAAGACCGTCCGGGGATGCATCTGTTTTTTCCGCTGTCTTGTAAACCGGGATGACATAGTGGCTAGGGATATGTGCCTGAAATTATTGTGGGATTTGGAACCGAACCGGATAAGCGGCAGTATTTTTGAGACCATGCAGGAAAAATATATTCCTTTTCTGAAAAAAGGAAAACCCCAGAAAGTCCTGGCACAATGGATAGAAGACATGAATCTTACAGATGATATAGCTGTAAACAAGCTTCTTGGAATGACTGTTTTCTATAAAACCATGCAGGAATTTATGGATGCTGTCTACCTTGGCGTGGAAAGTGATCTAAAACGCTGCGGCGGCAGACAGTATACAGCCGACTGCGTTACGCTCATGACGCTTCACGGCTCAAAGGGCCTGGAATTTCCTGTGACGATCATCTATGGCGTTAGAAAAGGAGCCATTCCCT
- a CDS encoding AraC family transcriptional regulator, giving the protein MQNMNYYYDFSGQKFGYPLSLSINGFDRQVFSRQTSLELSYVLKGEYEAITEHFSCPVKEQELLLIAPGDIHMIRQKGTGENVILTIHVDFSRFAKPMAGDVEDAFESMLCTKEKNAQILGKLKRKIGELVSLLMENDNDLFQMNAIMAELVCIASNHKQYPIERLPLLSENRENYMKAILYISSHYQEQLHLEDVAKALSFSSSYASRLFKKYTGITFVKYLAYTRVRASLESLLEGKDTIDKIALDCGFANSKAYTIAFKELYGIAPSRYRKHFLQNLKYNQELKEQQMTLDDRQRELLKHLVLETEEILYENAAVKITNKNGHVLCQIKTDAKTKSIITQADQMVSIEIIKE; this is encoded by the coding sequence ATGCAAAATATGAATTATTATTACGACTTTTCAGGCCAAAAATTCGGATATCCGCTTAGTCTGAGCATCAACGGCTTTGACCGTCAGGTTTTCTCCCGGCAGACAAGCCTGGAGCTATCTTACGTCTTAAAAGGAGAATATGAAGCTATAACAGAGCATTTTTCCTGCCCGGTAAAAGAACAGGAGCTGCTTTTGATTGCTCCCGGTGATATCCATATGATCCGTCAGAAAGGGACAGGAGAAAATGTGATCTTGACTATCCATGTGGATTTCTCCCGTTTTGCAAAACCCATGGCTGGAGATGTGGAGGACGCATTTGAATCCATGCTCTGTACAAAAGAAAAAAATGCCCAGATATTAGGGAAGCTAAAAAGAAAAATAGGCGAATTGGTAAGCCTTTTGATGGAAAATGACAATGATCTGTTTCAGATGAATGCAATCATGGCGGAGCTGGTCTGCATTGCCTCCAATCATAAGCAGTACCCTATCGAGCGCCTGCCCCTTCTCTCCGAAAACCGTGAGAATTATATGAAAGCGATCCTCTACATCAGCAGCCATTATCAGGAGCAGCTTCATCTGGAGGATGTGGCAAAGGCGCTGTCCTTCAGCAGTTCCTATGCCTCCAGACTTTTCAAGAAATACACCGGCATTACCTTTGTCAAGTATTTGGCATATACCCGCGTCCGCGCTTCTCTGGAAAGTTTACTGGAAGGAAAAGATACTATTGATAAGATTGCTCTGGACTGCGGTTTTGCCAATTCCAAAGCTTATACCATCGCATTTAAAGAGTTATACGGGATTGCTCCCAGCCGTTACAGAAAACATTTTCTTCAGAATTTAAAATATAACCAGGAATTAAAAGAACAGCAAATGACCCTGGATGACCGTCAAAGAGAGCTGCTGAAGCACCTTGTTCTGGAAACAGAGGAAATCCTGTATGAAAACGCTGCCGTTAAAATCACGAACAAAAACGGACACGTACTCTGTCAGATCAAAACCGATGCAAAAACAAAAAGCATCATCACCCAGGCGGATCAAATGGTCTCCATAGAAATCATAAAGGAATAG